The genomic interval GATCATCGCGCCGATGGCGTGCGCGCCCTGGATGTGGGAGTTGTCGTAGACCTCCACCCGCTCCGGGGCCGAATCCATGCCGAAGGCGGCGGCAACCCCATCCAGCAACCGCGCCTGGCTGGAGCTTTCGGCCAGCCGACGCCCGTGCGCCTCCCGCGCGTTGGTCAGCGCATGCTCGACGAGGCGGCGCTTCTCGCCGCGCTTGGGCTCCACCAGCTCGACCTTGTGCCCGGCGCGGACGGCAAGCGCCTCGGTCAGCAGCTCGAGTTCCGGCAGGGGATGGCTGACCAGCACCAACGGCGGTGCCGCCTTGTTCTCATAGAACTGGGCGATGAAGGCAGCCAACACCTCCTCGGTTTCCGCCGCCTTGTCGTGGCTGGGGAAATAGGCGCGGTTGCCGTAGTTGCGCCCGCCGCGGAAGAAGAAGACCTGGATGCAGGTCACCCCACCCTCGGCATAGGCGGCGATGACGTCGGCATCCTCCACCACGCCTTCGACATTGATGTCCTGGTGGGCCTGGATCGCCGTCAGAGCGCGGATACGGTCGCGATAGCGCGCCGCCGTCTCGAAATCCATCGCGTCGGAGGCGGCCATCATCCGGTCCGCGAACTCCGTCTGGATGTCGCGGCTCTTGCCCGACAGGAAGGCGCGGGCCTGATCGACCTGGGCCTGATACTCCGCCGGGCTCACCCGCTCGACACAGGGCGCGGTGCAGCGCTTGATCTGATATTGCAGACAGGGCCGTGTGCGGGCGGCGAACACCGTGTCGGCGCAGTTGCGCAGCAGGAAGGCGCGCTGCAAGGCCGTGATGGTGCGGTTGACCGCTCCCGCCGAGGCGAAGGGACCGAAATAGTCGGCATCGCGCCCGCGGGCGCCACGATGCTTGGTCAGCTGCGGATAGTCATGGTCCTTGGTGATCATGATGTGCGGAAAGGTCTTGTCGTCCCGCAACAACACGTTGTATCGCGGCATCAGCTTCTTGATCAGGTTCGATTCGAGAAGCAGCGCCTCCACCTCTGTGTGGGTGTTGACGAACTCCATCGTCTCGGTCTCCGCGACCATGCGCTGGAGCCTGACGGGCAGCTTTCCGACCTGGGTGTAATTGGTCACCCGGCGCTTCAGATTGCGCGCCTTGCCGACATACAGCACGGCTCCATCGCCCGCCAGCATGCGATAGACGCCCGGCGTCTGCGGCAGGGTCTTCAGATGCTCACGAATGATCTCGACGCCCCGGTTGATGTCGGCCGGCCGCCGCTTTGGACGCGCGGCCGCAACGTCCCCAACCGGCCGGTCGACGGCAGCAGCGGTCAAGCTGTCTTCGGCAGCGTCGGCCGACAGGGAATCGGGAGTGTCTGAGGAATGCGTTTCGGACATGACCAGAATGTCGTCGAGCGGCCGTCGCGGGTCAACCGTTGGGCACATGGAGGGCGCATGTGGGGCGACTCACCCCTCCGGAAGAATATCCACGGAACCTGTGGATAAGTTTGTCGATAACGGAGTGAGTAGCCCGTCCGGAGCTAGGCGCCACAAGGGGTCGCATGCATCTGCCTGTTTTTTGAGCAAATTTTCCAAGTCATTGATTTCGTTAGGACAGGGCCAAGTCAAGGGCGGGAATTGACGCGTCGACACAAAATTGTCGCGGCGGTGCAGGCGCCTCTTGCGCGGGGTGGGACACCTGTGTAAAACGCGCGGTCATTTTCAGCGCCCCTGCCCCGCTCCATCCGACCCCGCCCTGTCGTCGGGTCATGGATTGGCATGTCTTCCCATGTTGCGGCGCTGTAATACGCTGTCATTCGCTGGGCACGAAGCCATGCGTGGGCTGCGCCCATCCCAGATGCTCCCCACCATCCAGTGCGATCATCTGGCCGGTCATCGCCGGGGCGGCGATCAGGAAACGGATCGCCGCGCAGATCTCATCCGGCGTGGTGCCGCGCTTCAAAGGCGTCGAGTCCCACTGATCGGAGAACTCCGCTTCCGTCTGGCGGTCGTTGCGCAGAGTGGGGCCGGGACCGATGCCGTTGACGCGGATGCGCGGCGCCAGCGCCAGCGCCATCGTCCGGGTCAGCGCCCACAGCCCCATCTTCGACAGCGTGTAGGAGACGAAATGCGGCGTTGGGTTCCAGACACGCTGATCGATGATGTTGACGATCAGCCCGCTCTCGTTCTCCGGCAACCGTGACGCGAAATCCTGCGACAGCACGAAGGGCGCCCGCAGGTTCGCCTCCATATGGGCGTCCCACGATCCGCGGGTGACGTCGGCGACCTCGTCGCGTTCAAAGCGCGAGGCATTGTTGACCAGCAGGGTCAGTGGACCGAGTTGCTCCGTCACCGCGGGCACCAGGGTCTTCATCTCCGCCTCCCGGTCCAGATCGGCGGCGAAGGCCATGGCACGGCCACCCGCCCGTTCGATCTCTGCGACGACGGCATCTGCCTCCGCGCGGGAACTGCGGTAATGGACGGCCACGTCCCACCCCTGCCCCGCCAGATCGAGCGCGATGGCCCGCCCGATGCGCTTGCCGGCCCCGGTTACCAGGGCCGTTTTCCTCTTGATCTCGACCATGTCGCCATAGGTACCTTGCCACCATCGCGGGTCAAGGGCTGAGAAGGCCGAAAGGTGAAGCGATAAGGGGATTTGGCCGACGATGTTGCGCGAAGCCTTCGAGTATCTCACCACGCCCTGCCCACCGCTGGCCCGGCGGTTCGGTTACCTGTCGGAAATGGTGGCGCTGGGCGCCCGCCATCGGCGGCAGAGACGGGCCTGGGCGCCGCATGTCGCCGCCTGCTACCGCTTCGTCGATCAGGCGATGGAATGGGCCGCACCCGGCGGACGGGCACTGGTCGCCGGATCGGGGCTGCTGATCGAAATCCCGCTGCAAAGGCTGGCCGCCCGCTTCGACGAGCTGGTGCTGGTCGACATTCTGCACAGCCGGACCGTCCGCCGCCGGGTGGCGGACATGCCGAATGTCCGCCTCGTGGAACTGGACGTCAGCGGCGCGCTGGCCCCGCTTGCCGCCGCGCTCGACGGTGGTCGGTCACTGCCCACCGACTTCAAAGCGCCGATTCCGGAGGACGGTCCTTTCCGCTTCGCCCTGTCCTGCAACCTGCTGTCCCAGCTGCCCCTGCTTCCGCTGGAGGCGGTTGAGCGCCGCGCCCCGGCAACCCCGGCCGCCGACCGGATGGCCTTTGCCCTGCGCATGGTCCACGGCCACCTGTGCTGGCTTTCCGCCATCGCCGAGCACGCGGCCCTGTTCACCGACATCGACGCCTCCTGGATCCATGGCGGCACGGTGACCGAGGTGGAGGATTCGACCTGGGGCCTCACCCTGCCCGCCCCCGACATGTCCTGGCTGTGGGACATCGCTCCGGCGCCGGAGCAGGACCGGCGGCACGATCTGCGCCACAGCGTCGGCGGCTGGTTCGATGTGCGGTCGGTGACGAGTGCGCTTCCGCCCTGTTGAGGACTCTGCGAAACCTCGACACAGCAAGTGGGAGAGTCTCCATGGCCGCCAATGACCGCAATCTCGACAGCCGCAAGACCGGCGACGCCACCGGTCCCGACGACAGCGGCGGCATCGACGAGCGGAAGTTGCCGCTGGATATTCCGCAAACGCGCGATCACGTGGATGTGGACGAGCAGATCGAGGGCTTCCAGCGCGTCATCGGCCCCGGGGCCGGCGGACCGACCGACCAGCCCGAAGAGGATTTCGGCATCCCCGGCAGCGAGGAGGCCGGCGGTCTCGGCACCGGTCCGCTGCCGCCGCGCCAGCCCGACCGTCCGCAGGGGCAGGCGGCAGAACAGGGCAACGACCGCATCGTCTCCGATCGCAACGTCGCGGTGGATGGCGCCCGGGACCGCAAGTGAACGGGACGGCGACCCGTTGCCTGACCGGTGACCGACCATATCCTGCGGCAATAGTTCGCACCTCTATTGATTGAGGAAGCTGATACGGAAAACGTCAGGCGGCATTGCGCGGACTGCGCTTCATGGGGCAGTGGCCCTGTCCTATCTTGAGCACGACACGGCGAACAGGCCGGCAATGAACGCAAGGGAGTGGACGTCTCTCACCTTCCGTGGAGATTCCCAGAGCCATGAACAAGCAATTCAACGAAGTCCGCGATCCCCGCAGCCACGACGAGATCATGCTGGCCGCCCGCCAGATGCGGGCCGAATATCTGCGCGAGCTGTTCGGCAAGCTGCGCGCCAGCCTGACCGGCGCCCGCTCCGGCCATGGCACCGCCCTGCCGAGCGCTCGCTGACGGCGAATTCAGAGGTCTGTAAAGAAACGGCACCGCGCTTGATCTTGCGGTGCCGTTTTACTGTCTGGTGAATCCGAAACCGTTCAGAGCCGGCTGAAACTGTCGAATCTGCGCCTCCAGTCCCTCCATCCGTTCAGCGCCCCGCAAGATGCCGCGATAGCAAGCATCGGGAACCCTGGATACCAATACCAGTGGCTGCCCTGCGGAAGTCCGGCATGGGCGAACGCCCAAAGGAATGCCAAAGTGACGGCCGCGCAGATGGTGCCACAAGCCGCTGCCAAACCGACTGGGCCGACCTTCTCGGCCCATGTCGGGTCCATACTGATCAGGAGATTGCCCAGCCTATAAGGTTTGCGCGCGATCGACATTCGGCCGCTCTCCACCACAATGATGGGTGGCAAGCTTGAACCCGTCCGGAAATGTCGTCAACCAACTCCCTCGCCGCGTTCCGACCCTGGCGCCCCGGTGCTCCACAGCAGGCCCAGCACCAGACCCTTGCAGCGCGGTAGCAGAAGCAGCGTCAACAGCAGCGTCAACAGCGGCCAGACCGTCAGATGCACCCAGGTCGGCGGCTCATAGGTCTGCTCGACCGACAGCAGGGCGGGAATGACGATGTGGCCGACGATCAGGATCGTCATCCAGGGCGGCGCATCGTCGGCACGCAAATGGCCGTAGGCCTCGCCGCAGGCCGAACAATGATCGACCGGCTTCAGGAAGTTCCGCAGCAGCCGGCCGCGCCCGCAATTGGGGCAGTTGCCGATCAGGCCGCGGAAGGAGGCGAGAAACTTCGACGGAGCCGTTCCGGTTCCTGCGATCATGGCCACTCCTTCCGTGTTGCCCACAATATAGGCTCTTCCCCGGTGGACCGCACCCCCGATTGCGGACAGGTTGGACATGCGGAGTCGGGATCGCAGCGGCCGGCCGGATTTCCGGGCTGTCCTTATCCCGTCCGCCGCCCCGTGCTATGAAGAGGGTGGCCTGTTTGCCGCCGCGTAAGGGATATGGGAGGGGACATGATGGATGATCGTACGCCGGATGAAACAATGGAACATCTCCCGGAATCCGTTTCATGGCGTTTCAAATGTTCAACTCCGGCCTCCCCGGCCTTGCTGCCGAGTTGACGGCGACGCCCGCCCGGTCTAGGGGAAGACCTCAGCATTGGGGAGATCCGCAAGCCATGTCCTTCACCCGTCTGTTGTGCGCCGCGGCGGCTCTCGCCGCCTTCGTCGGTCCGATCGCCGCGCCGGTTTCGGCCATGGCGCAGGGCAAGACCGTCGCCATCACCGCCATCGTCCAGCACCCGGCGCTCGACGCCACCCGCGACGGCGTCGTGGAGGCGCTGAAGGACGCCGGCTTCGTCCAGGGCCAGACCCTGAAGGTCGAATACCAGAGCGCGCAGGGCAACCCGGCCACCGCCGCCCAGATCGCCCGCCAGTTCGCAGGATCCCGCCCCGACGTGATCGTGCCGATCTCGACCCCCTCGGCCCAGGCGGTGGCGGCGGCGACCCGCGATATCCCGGTGGTCTTCACTGCGGTGACCGATCCGGTGTCGGCCCAGATGGTCAAGTCGATGGACAAGCCCGGCGCCAACATCACCGGTCTGTCCGACATGGCCCCGGTTGCCGAGCATGTCGCGCTGATCCGCGAAATCCTGCCGCAGGCCAAGCGCATCGGCGTGCTCTACAACCCGGGTGAGCCGAACTCCGTCGTTCTGGTCAAGGCGCTGAAGGACGAGGCAGCCAAGGCCGGGCTGAGTGTCGTCGAAGCCTCCGTTCCGAAATCGTCGGACGCCCAGCCGGCGGTGCGCAGCCTCGTCGGCAAGGCCGATGCCGTCTACATCCCGCTCGACAACACCGTTGTTTCGGCCCTGGAAAGCGTGATCGCCGTCGGCCAGCAGGCCAAGTTGCCGATCTTCTCCGCCGACACCGACAGCGTCGCCCGCGGCACGGTCGCCTCCATCGGCTTCGACTATTTCCAGGTCGGCAAGCAGACGGGTGCCATCGTCGCCCGCGTCCTGAAGGGCGAGAAGCCGGGCGACATCCCGGTGGCGCTCGCCAAGGGCACCGACCTGTTCGTCAACCCGAAGTCGGCTGCCGCCATGGGCGTCAGCCTGCCCGACGCGGTGGTGAAGCGCGCGACCAAGGTGGTCGGGCAGTAAGAGCCCGC from Azospirillum sp. TSH100 carries:
- the uvrC gene encoding excinuclease ABC subunit UvrC encodes the protein MSETHSSDTPDSLSADAAEDSLTAAAVDRPVGDVAAARPKRRPADINRGVEIIREHLKTLPQTPGVYRMLAGDGAVLYVGKARNLKRRVTNYTQVGKLPVRLQRMVAETETMEFVNTHTEVEALLLESNLIKKLMPRYNVLLRDDKTFPHIMITKDHDYPQLTKHRGARGRDADYFGPFASAGAVNRTITALQRAFLLRNCADTVFAARTRPCLQYQIKRCTAPCVERVSPAEYQAQVDQARAFLSGKSRDIQTEFADRMMAASDAMDFETAARYRDRIRALTAIQAHQDINVEGVVEDADVIAAYAEGGVTCIQVFFFRGGRNYGNRAYFPSHDKAAETEEVLAAFIAQFYENKAAPPLVLVSHPLPELELLTEALAVRAGHKVELVEPKRGEKRRLVEHALTNAREAHGRRLAESSSQARLLDGVAAAFGMDSAPERVEVYDNSHIQGAHAIGAMIVAGPEGFIKNAYRKFNIREQGAAGDDFAMMREVLTRRFGRAVKEDPERSLGSWPDLVLIDGGLGQVNVALEVFAELGIDDVTLVGIAKGPDRDAGREHFFMENRPPFQMEPRDPVLYFLQRLRDEAHRFAIGTHRAKRAKAIGKSPIDEIVGIGPARKKALLHHFGSGAAVARAGLADLEAVEGINRTVAKKIYDHFHPDG
- a CDS encoding SDR family oxidoreductase, with product MVEIKRKTALVTGAGKRIGRAIALDLAGQGWDVAVHYRSSRAEADAVVAEIERAGGRAMAFAADLDREAEMKTLVPAVTEQLGPLTLLVNNASRFERDEVADVTRGSWDAHMEANLRAPFVLSQDFASRLPENESGLIVNIIDQRVWNPTPHFVSYTLSKMGLWALTRTMALALAPRIRVNGIGPGPTLRNDRQTEAEFSDQWDSTPLKRGTTPDEICAAIRFLIAAPAMTGQMIALDGGEHLGWAQPTHGFVPSE
- a CDS encoding RSP_7527 family protein, which encodes MNKQFNEVRDPRSHDEIMLAARQMRAEYLRELFGKLRASLTGARSGHGTALPSAR
- a CDS encoding DUF983 domain-containing protein, whose product is MIAGTGTAPSKFLASFRGLIGNCPNCGRGRLLRNFLKPVDHCSACGEAYGHLRADDAPPWMTILIVGHIVIPALLSVEQTYEPPTWVHLTVWPLLTLLLTLLLLPRCKGLVLGLLWSTGAPGSERGEGVG
- a CDS encoding ABC transporter substrate-binding protein: MSFTRLLCAAAALAAFVGPIAAPVSAMAQGKTVAITAIVQHPALDATRDGVVEALKDAGFVQGQTLKVEYQSAQGNPATAAQIARQFAGSRPDVIVPISTPSAQAVAAATRDIPVVFTAVTDPVSAQMVKSMDKPGANITGLSDMAPVAEHVALIREILPQAKRIGVLYNPGEPNSVVLVKALKDEAAKAGLSVVEASVPKSSDAQPAVRSLVGKADAVYIPLDNTVVSALESVIAVGQQAKLPIFSADTDSVARGTVASIGFDYFQVGKQTGAIVARVLKGEKPGDIPVALAKGTDLFVNPKSAAAMGVSLPDAVVKRATKVVGQ